A single genomic interval of Syntrophobotulus glycolicus DSM 8271 harbors:
- a CDS encoding response regulator transcription factor, translated as MVHRSAPFFLLSDQQITIIKYLSNGLTVKQIASKMYLSINGVNYHKRQIFAKLDAKTSTEAISIAKSKGII; from the coding sequence ATGGTTCATAGAAGTGCTCCGTTTTTTCTGTTAAGTGATCAACAGATTACTATTATTAAATATTTGTCGAATGGTTTGACGGTTAAGCAAATAGCATCAAAAATGTATTTGAGTATAAATGGCGTAAATTATCACAAGAGACAAATTTTTGCGAAATTAGATGCAAAGACTTCTACCGAAGCTATATCAATTGCAAAATCAAAAGGGATTATTTAG
- a CDS encoding DUF4367 domain-containing protein, whose amino-acid sequence MEQKTNHSYPPGPSSDKEMIKTILSEKESDAIVKDKLYRILYEASSADAVSMDTDLIAECVKTLDLIEGKAEELSEEKVQAMRLNIDRRYEDWRLSQRKIQCKKRAAQIAACLVLVFFTSSVVASAFGYNFIQSVVQWGKDTFNLSTQNHSNEQNGDANIVQRKTYSSIGEVLKDLPATPLFPKWLPDGFTFKYAESFTRLDNTNVLLYYQDAAGKFLVFDLNIYEDGNAAAENINFEKDEKPVEIYEKNGVKHYILSNLGQVQAVWNDSIVVYSISGDVSAGEMKKIIDSMYGG is encoded by the coding sequence ATGGAGCAGAAAACGAATCATTCTTATCCCCCCGGCCCAAGCAGCGATAAAGAGATGATCAAAACAATACTGTCCGAAAAGGAGAGTGATGCGATTGTAAAAGATAAGCTGTATAGGATTTTATACGAAGCGTCGTCAGCCGATGCGGTAAGCATGGATACCGACCTGATCGCTGAATGTGTAAAGACGCTTGACCTGATTGAAGGCAAAGCGGAAGAGCTTTCCGAAGAAAAAGTGCAAGCCATGCGCCTCAATATTGACCGGAGATATGAAGACTGGCGCCTCAGCCAGCGCAAAATCCAATGTAAAAAACGGGCTGCCCAAATTGCGGCCTGCCTTGTTCTCGTTTTCTTTACGTCGTCCGTTGTCGCCAGTGCGTTTGGTTACAATTTCATCCAATCTGTGGTTCAGTGGGGGAAAGATACCTTCAATTTATCTACTCAAAATCACTCAAACGAGCAAAACGGCGATGCCAATATTGTCCAAAGAAAAACCTATAGCAGTATCGGAGAAGTGCTGAAGGATCTTCCTGCCACACCGCTGTTCCCTAAATGGCTTCCTGATGGTTTTACCTTTAAGTATGCCGAGAGCTTTACCCGCTTGGATAACACGAACGTTTTGCTCTATTACCAGGATGCTGCCGGTAAATTTCTTGTTTTTGACCTTAACATCTATGAGGATGGTAATGCAGCAGCAGAAAATATTAACTTTGAAAAAGATGAAAAACCGGTTGAAATCTACGAAAAAAACGGGGTAAAACACTATATCCTGAGTAACCTTGGCCAAGTTCAGGCCGTTTGGAATGATTCCATTGTTGTGTATAGTATCAGCGGCGATGTCTCGGCAGGTGAAATGAAAAAGATCATAGATTCGATGTATGGAGGTTAA
- a CDS encoding RNA polymerase sigma factor — MWQWNRKNTDPFYEDLCNTYFHRIFLYCRRLIKGQEQLSDFAEECTQSTFLEARKQISTLKNHPNVEGWLYTTARNLINNSYRNMYIKKRREVSIDDKITGALPELDNKLEELFAATLDPDEISAQILRKLKQSEYDLYLDYYKGRLSVPELSQKYDISATAMTTRIYRLKRKIKEIVRAYFAENEI; from the coding sequence TTGTGGCAGTGGAATCGCAAAAACACTGATCCTTTTTATGAGGATTTATGCAATACGTATTTTCACCGGATTTTTTTGTATTGCCGAAGGCTGATCAAAGGGCAAGAGCAACTTTCAGACTTTGCGGAAGAATGTACGCAGAGCACATTTCTGGAAGCCCGGAAACAGATCTCAACATTAAAAAACCACCCGAATGTGGAAGGATGGCTGTATACCACGGCGCGCAACCTGATCAACAATTCATATAGAAACATGTACATAAAAAAAAGGCGCGAGGTCAGTATCGATGATAAGATCACCGGAGCTTTGCCGGAATTGGACAACAAATTGGAGGAGCTTTTTGCCGCCACGCTCGACCCGGATGAAATCAGTGCTCAGATATTAAGAAAGCTCAAGCAGAGTGAGTATGACCTGTACTTGGACTATTACAAAGGGAGGCTGTCCGTCCCGGAGCTTTCCCAAAAATATGACATTTCGGCCACCGCTATGACGACCCGGATTTACCGTCTGAAGAGAAAAATAAAAGAGATCGTCCGCGCTTATTTTGCTGAAAATGAAATTTAA